Part of the Anomaloglossus baeobatrachus isolate aAnoBae1 chromosome 1, aAnoBae1.hap1, whole genome shotgun sequence genome, ctgcaccagcagaatagtgagttcagctctggagtataatacaggaggtaactcaggatcagtaatgtaatgtatgtacacagtgactgcaccagcagaatagtgagtgcagctctggagtataatacaggaggtaactcaggatcagtaatgtaatgtatgtacacagtgactgcaccagcagaatagtgagtgcagctctggggtataatacaggaggttactcaggatcagtaatgtatgtacacagtgactgcaccagcagaatagggagtgcagctctggagtataatacaggaggtaactcaggatcagtattgtaatgtatgtacacagtgactgcaccagcagaatagtgagtgcagctctggggtataatacaggaggttactcaggatcagtaatgtatgtacacagtgactgcaccagcagaatagtgagtgcagctctggagtataatacaggaggtaactcaggatcagtaatgtaatgtatgtacacagtgactgcaccagcagaatagcgagtgcagctctggagtataatacaggaggtaactcaggatcagtaatgtaatgtatgtacacagtgactacaccagcagtatagtgagtgcagctctggagtataatacaggaggtaactcaggatcagtaatgtaatgtatgtatacagttactgcaccagcagaatagtgagtgcagctctggagtataatacaggaggtaactcaggatcagtaatgtatgtacacagtgactgcaccagcagaatagtgagtgcagctctggagtataatacaggagagagctcaggatcagtaatgtaatgtatgtacacagtgactgcaccagcagaatagtgagtgcagctctggagtataatacaggaggcaactcaggatcagtaatgtaatgtatgtacacattgactgcacccgcagaatagtgagtgcagctctggagtataatacaggagagagctcaggatcagtaatgtaatgtatgtacacagtgactgcaccagcagaatagtgagtgcagctctggagtataatacaggaggtaactcaggatcagtaatgtaatgtatgtacacagtgactgcaccagcagaatagtgagtgcagctctggggtataatgcaggaggtaacgcaggatcagtaatgtaatgtatgtacacagtgactgcaccagcagaatagtgagtgcagctctggagtataatacaggaggtaactcaggatcagtaatgtaatgtatgtacacagtgactgcaccagcagaatagtgagtgcagctctggagtataatacaggaggtaactcaggatcagtaatgtaatgtatgtacacagtgactgcaccagcagaatagtgagtgcagctctggggtataatacaggaggttactcaggatcagtaatgtatgtacacagtgactgcaccagcagaatagtgagtgcagctctggagtataatacagaaggtaactcaggatcagtaatgtaatgtatgtacacagtgactgcaccagcagaatagtgagtgcagctctggagtataatacaggaggtaactcaggatcagtaatgtaatgtatgtacacagtgactgcaccagcagaatagtgagtgcagctctggagtataatacaggaggtaactcaggatcagtaatgtaatgtatgtacacagtgactgcaccagcagaatagtgagtgcagctctggggtataatacaggaggttactcaggatcagtaatgtatgtacacagtgactgcaccagcagaatagtgagtgcagctctggagtataatacaggaggtaactcaggatcagtattgtaatgtatgtacacagtgactgcaccagcagaatagtgagtgcagctctggggtataatacaggaggttactcaggatcagtaatgtatgtacacagtgactgcaccagcagtatagtgagtgcagctttaaCTCTCAGTTTTACTGAATACACACGGCCCTGCTACACACACATACTACATTATGATTCATCCCTTAGCTCTGCTTACAAATACACAAAAGCACTAATCAGAAGTCGATTGTACAAAAGATCAGATTTTGAAGTTCCTACCAGCCATGTACATGATCAGTGCACCTGAAAGGTCGCTCCACGTTCCCTGAATCAATGTGCAGATCCTGACAGCGACCTCTCCTGACCAATCAGACTGTTCAGTATAGCCAGGAGGAGACACAGCAACTCTCTGTGATCAGACTGATCAGTATAGCCACGTATAGCCAGGAGGAGACACAGCAACTCTCTGTGATCAGACTGATCAGTATAGCCAGGAGGAGACACAGCAGCTCTCTGTGATCAGACTGATCAGTATAGCCAGGAGGAGACACAGCAGCTCTCTGTGATCAGACTGATCAGTATAGCCAGGAGGAGACACAGCAGCTCTCTGTGATCAGACTGATCAGTATAGCCAGGAGGAGACACAGCAGCTCTCTGTGATCAGTATAGCCAGGAGGAGACACAGCAGCTCTCTGTGATCAGACTGATCAGTATAGCCAGGAGGAGACACAGCAGCTCTCTGTGATCAGTATAGCCAGGAGGAGACACAGCAGCTCTCTGTGATCAGTATAGCCAGGAGGAGACACAGCAGCTCTCTGTGATCACTATAGCCAGGAGGAGACACCGCAGCTCTCTGTGATCAGTATAGCCAGGAGGAGACACAGCAGCTCTCTGTGATCAGTATAGCCAGGAGGAGACACAGCAGCTCTCTGTGATCAGTATAGCCAGGAGGAGACACAGCAGCTCTCTGTGATCAGACTGATCAGTATAGCCAGGAGGAGACACAGTAGCTCTCTGTGATAAGTATAGCCAGGAGGAGACACAGCAGCTCTCCAGCTCTCTGTGATCAGTATAGCCAGGAGGAGACACAGCAGCTCTCTGCGATCAGTATAGCCAGGAGGAGACACAGCAGCTCTCTGTGATCAGTATAGCCAGGAGGAGACACAGCAGCTCTCTGTGATCAGTATAGCCAGGAGGAGACACAGCAGCTCTCTGTGATCAGTATAGCCAGGAGGAGACACAGCAGCTCTCTGTGATCAGTATAGCCAGGAGGAGACACAGCAGCTCTCTGTGATCAGTATAGCCAGGAGGAGAAACAGCAGCTCTCTGTGATCAGTATAGCCAGGAGGAGACACAGCAGCTCTCTGTGATCAGTATAGCCAGGAGGAGACACAGCAGCTCTCTGTGATCAGTATAGCCAGGAGGAGACACAGCAGCTCTCTGTGATCAGTATAGCCAGGAGGAGACACAGCAGCTCTCTGTGATCAGTATAGCCAGGAGGAGACACAGCAGCTCTCTGTGATCAGTATAGCCAGGAGGAGACACAGCAGCTCTCTGTGATCAGTATAGCCAGGAGGAGACACAGCAGCTCTCTGTGATCAGTATAGCCAGGAGGAGACACAGCAGCTCTCTGTGATCAGGAAGGTACCTGTGCCAGTGTTCTCATGGATCACAGGGAGCTGCCTACacactatagacacacacacacttcttgGCAGGGTATTTTCTTGCTATAAAAGCACATCATATAGTCCCCAAAATCCGGCATACATATATACATTCTATGTACTGCCCATTAGAGGCTGCGGTACTTACATCAATGAAGGAGGCGTTTACATAGTCTgtattctcttctcctctcttgacCGGTATTATTACTCTGTTAAATTCAtctgataaaaaaaagaaaaataaaaaaaaataaaagctgtgCACCAATAGAAGTACATTTTTCTAATTTTAGGAGGATATAACCCCTCCCTGAGGCCAATAACTCTCTGGATCAGGGAGGATCTCCAGTGATCTGGTAACCAGGACTATATAAGGACGCGATCCTCGCTGTTTTTGGGGAATGGTTTCTTCCCAGCCCCCCTGTAAACACAAACACCCTAAAGCAATGCAGCTTTCGCCTCCCTCTAATAAAGAGCATGGACCCAAAACTACGCCTGTGCAGAGAGGAGACCGGGGCCCGGCGGGGACCGAGCAGGGGCCGCACCCGCCGGACACTTACATGGGATGATCTGCAGGACGCGGTTCTTCTTCATGTTGGCCGGCAGGTTGCCCGTCCTCATCTTGTCGTTCTGAATTTTAATGGACGTTAATTTCTGTGATGAGTAAAAGAGCAGAGAGGATAATGATCACCGGAGGAGATCGGGAAACCGAGAAAGGGCTTGGAAGAGGCTAAAATCAGGGTTTGTAGTACTTAAAAGTTTTTCAGTTTTTTCAAGTCACTATAATAAAAACTTgcaacttttcagcagtctcattatcatcaaagACAGAATTATCTATGattcacaataggtggtgtcacagctcactTACTCCTCCTCCTGtacgactaataacacctctatatagagtagataacagAGGATCCACCATTAACAaacagatgatgtcacagctcacctcctcctctgcacaacacctctatatacagtagataacacaggatccagcaaagcactatatgtgatgtcacagctcacctcctcctctgcacaacacctctatatacagtagataacaggatccaccattcacaataggtgatgtcacagctcacctcttcctcctgtacaacaactgataacacctctatatacagtacataacacaggatccagcaatcacaatatgtgatgtcacagctcacctcttcctcttgtacaatgaatgataacacctctatatacagaagataacacaggatctgacattcacaatatgtgatgtcacagctcacctcgtcCTGTGCAATGACTGACAACACCTCAATATATAGTAACAAAGAATCCAGCAATCACAATAtttgatgtcacaactcacctcctcctcctgtacaataactaacccctctatatacagtagataacacaagattcaccattcacaataggtgatgtcacagctcacctcctcctcctgtacaatgactgataacacaggatctgccattcacaatagatgtcacagcacaccttctgctccccctgtacaatgactgataacgcctctatatacagtagataatagaatccaccattcacaatagatgtcacagctcaccttctcctccccctgtagaatgactgatatgcctctatatacagtatttttGACACTAGGTCCTGTAAAGTGGATGCTAGACCGGTTTCGGCTCATACAGTTATTTTTGGGGGGGGTCTTTGGGGTCATCTTGAGAACACGCCCAGCCCCTTTCTGACCTTGAACTCCTCCTCGAGGCCGTTGCTGTGGGTGCCGGGGATCTTGTTGTACAGTTTCTGGAGATGGGTTTCCAGAGACGTCACCTCCAGCTCGGTGTCTCCGTACAGGAAATGCTCCAGCAGCGCCTGGTAGATGAACACGTACTGCATCTGTGTGACACGAGGGGGAGAAGAGCGCAGCGTGAGTGCGGGCACAGGGGGCGCCCCCCGCACAGCCCCCCGGAGGCCGCAGTACATACGTCTGTCTGTACCATCTGACAGCGCTGAGCCCGTATCCGGCTGACAAAGCCGTACACATCCACCTTCTTCTCCGCATTCATCATATCCAGCATGGCGTCTATGACGACGAAGGTCCCGGTGCGGCCCACCCCAGCGCTACAGATACACGAGGACACAGGGTTATCGGGGGCATTCATTCCCAGATCTACAAAGCCGACATTAAGTGCACAGGAAGAACCCCAAGAGGAAGAGTACAAAAGGCCATGGAAAGGGTTAAGGGAGCAGCGGAGCCACAGAAAAAGGCGTCTGCGTGGAGGGGGGACACAGAAAAGGGTGTCTGCGTGGAGGGGGACACCGTAAAGGGCGTGTGTGGTGGGGGGGCACACACAGAAATGGGCATGCGTGGGACACAGAAAAAAGCATGCGTGGGGGGACACAAAAGGGCGTGCGTGTGGGGGGGACACAGAAATGGGCGTGGGGGGGGGGATACCGAAAAGGCGTGCGTGGGGGGGGGACAGAAAAAAGCATTCATAGGGAGAGGGGGACACAAAAGGGCGTGCGTGGGGGGGGCACAGAAAAGGTCATGCGTGGGGAGACACAGAAAGAGTGTCGAGGGGACACATAAAAGAATGTTGGGGGCCAAGAAAGGGGGTCAGGGCGCCAAAGAAGAGGGTCATGGAGGGCCATTGAAAGGGCACCAAGGGAAGGGTGTCACAGGGCCATAGAAATGGGGTCAGGGGGCCACATGGCCAAGGGAGGGGTCAAAGAGGCCAAAGAAATCAAGTCGGGAGGGGGGGTCGAGGGGTAAGGGGGCTGAGGGGCCAAGGGGCCAAAAGAAGGAGGTCAAAAGGAGCCAAAGGCCCAAGGAAAGGGATCACAGGACAGAGGGGCCAAGGTTGGGGTCAGGAGACAGCGAGAGGGGTAAGAGGACCGAGGGGCCAAGAAGGGGTCAGAGGGCTGATGGGCCAAGGGTGGGGTGCGAAGGGTCAAAGAAGAGGGTCAGAGGGTTtgcagggataaaaaaaaaaaaaggtggacaCAGGATCGCGGGGACAAAGAAGAATGTCAGGGGGCCAAGGGGAGGTGTCAGGGGCTGGAAGGCCACGGAAAAAGTTTCAAGGAGCAGTGGATTTCGGGCCAGAATATGCTTCAAAAGCAAAGTTAGAAAATCTGAGTGTGGCCTTATCCTTCTCATTACTTCCTATGGCTCTGTCACTGCTCCGGGGCCTCTGGATGGGAGCCCTGTGACCCTCCGCCATTCCTCCCCTGCTGCCTTGTCTGATTAGCGGGCCCGGCGCAGCGTCATGTGTGCACAATGATGAATCACACCAGGCAAACACGAGAGGCGCCGGGTATGGTGGCAGGTAGGAGGGTCACAGGACCACGGACCCCCGACCGCCCACCTCTATTGTGCAGCGCTCCCGCCGCTCGCTCACCTGCAGTGCACAACGATGGGGCCGGCGTACTGCGGGTTACAGGCCTTCACTTTTTTCAGAAATTTTAACATCCCTATGGGAGTAAAAGGCACCCCGAAATCAGGCCAGCTGGTGAAGTGGAACTGGGTGACAAGGCGCTGCGGCTTCTTATTGGTGACATCACCGACCTGCAAGGAGAGAGAAAACGTTACGTCTGTGCCCCCCGGAGCGGCAGGATCGGGGGCGTCCGGAAGAGGAAAGCCGAGCGATAAACAACATGGcggccacccagctttcccagaccccTGAGAGACCAATCTGAACCCTACACAGCTTGGTGGCGGAAGGCTTCAGTCCTTACCTGCTGGATGCAGAACTTCCTTACGGTGTAATCCACCAGGACGGTCATATCTTCTACAGACACGCGGATATTTCCGTACGTCCAGCACCCCTGGTCCGGCCAGTACTGGGCACATTTACACTGCGAGGTACACAAACCATGATAAAAGATCAGTAAaaggatatatatttttctttacatggaaacagcgccactcctgtgtacAGGCcatgtctggtactgcagctcagacctAGTCAGAGCTGAAATACACAACACGACCTAGATACCAGAGTGGCGCTGTTTCAATGATCCAGTATAGATACTTTAGGACAAAGCCCGCGGCGCTGCATACAATCCtcacctccttcctttctttcaGGTTTGTCACCATAACGATAGTCGCCGTATTCTGTTCCCAAATCATCCTCCAGAAATCGTTCACAGTTTCTTCTTTGGGACCTAGAAATCATCAGAATACAaaggtttagaaaaaaaaaaaaaatcatgattttTGCATGTACTGTCCCTTTAAGAGAAATAAAGCCCCAAATCCAAAATATATCTTCAGCCTTACCTTGGGCGGCTATAAACTTATTCTTCTCTTGGTATCCCTAAGAAACAAAAGATAACATAAGAATGAAGGAAACCGAGAACACGGAATATTAATATATAATCATGTGTAGAAGAAAAACACAATTTTCTGATACGCGGGGGCAGGCTAATCTATAGGACCACCCCTATTAGTGGTGATCCCGCCCCTGAGGAGCCGAATGACAAAAAAATAAGTCTGGTGGAATTTTctagtttattttttcttttaaaatcTGGCAATTGATAGATTAGAAATTCTGATAATCCAGAATTTCTCATTAAAGTGATTGATAATTAGGAAACATTTTGATCCAGGCAtcgatttataaaaaataaataaaaataaataaaattgtgtgtgtatatatatacacacacacacacatatactatatatatatatatatatatatatatatatatatatattatattatatataagatAATTCTGGATTAAAGGAATTTATGGAAAATTGCGGCTAAAGTGATCTGACTTACATTGATGAAGGAGGCGTTGATGTAGTCGGAATCTGGAACTCCTTCGATGGGACTCAAGTGAAGTCTGGAATGATCATCTACAAGGAAAGAGATGAGAGGGGTCACGTCTATCTGGGGCTATTAAAGAGGTCTCGTGCCAATGAAAATATCCTctcttatataaaaaaaaaaaaaaatcggcgacTTTTTGGAAACATTTAAAAGGATTGACTTCCtggtgccaccactagagggagctcactgcactcATTCTACTCAATGTCATCCTggaatgcagtgagctccccctagtggtgactgcaggtacacAAAATGTTAAGCTTCAATTAATGTCTTTATCAGGGGATTTGAAGCATGTTTTaggataaaaaaaatacaaatcttagattaaaataaaaaaaaaaaaaaaaatattccatgtAGACAATCCCTCACAAGGTAAGATGTTCACATATCGGTTCTTCTCCTTGTTCTCTTCCTTTGAGGCGGCTTCACAGGTAGCTTGGATGGGACAGGCCGGCAGTGCCTGGAAATAGAAAACAAAAAAGCTCAATAAGTTAAGGGGGGGGGGTCACTTTATGGAAAACCTCCCTTTACCCCCCACAATTAGTGTCAGGAAGCCCCTGTAACAATGACATTACTGCAAAGCTGCAGCCGTAGTGCAATATATTCCATGGAATCTGCTGCCATCTGGTGGATTTACTTTGGTACTGCAAGTTACTTAGAAATTAAATGTAGAAAAAAAGTggggttttattttattttatagattagtttttattgcattttttttttcctttacccccccccaccccacataCAGGGATTTTGTGGTTTGGATTTTCTCTCATTTTCGAGCCTGTGCCCATCACTTTCCCTTGTCTGAATCATGGCTGAATACTGGGGTCCCGGGGCTCTGGTGCGGCCGCTCTGTCCCCCGTCCTGTGCCGGGGAGGAGAGGAGGACGAGGAGAGGAGGACCCTGCGCGATGCTTCCCCCACACTCACATTGAACTCTTCCCGGAAGAGCTTGTTGTCGTCGGCCATTCTGCGGTTGATCtcctcctccagcttctccacggGCAGCGGCGGGTACTTGCGGTTGGTGCTGGGAGATCTCGCCAGTAGCGGCATGCTCTGAGGTTCTGGGATACAAAACAAGCTTACATCATACACACAATCCCAAATCAGCACCCGGcggcccagggacctccaggaccgAGAGCACCCGGCAGCCCGGGGACCTCCAGGACCGAGAGCACCCGGCAGCCCGGGGACCTCCAGGACCGAGAGCACCCGGCAGCCCGGGGACCTCCAGGACCGAGAGCACTTGGCAGCCCGGGGACCTCCAGGACCGAGAGCACCCGGcggcccagggacctccaggaccgAGAGCACCAGGCGGCCCGGGGACCTCCAGCCCAGGCGGCCCGGGGACCTCCAGCACAGGCGGCCCGGGGACCTCCAGCACAGGCGGCCCGGGGACCTCCAGCACAGGCGGCCCGGGGACCTCCAGCACAGGCGGCCCGGGGACCTCCAGCACAGGCGGCCCGGGGACCACCAGCACAGGCGGCCCGGGGACCACCAGCACAGGCGGCCCGGGGACCACCAGCACAGGCGGCCCGGGGACCACCAGCACAGGCGGCCCGGGGACCTCCAGCACAGGCGGCCCGGGGACCTCCAGCCCAGGCGGCCCGGGGACCTCCAGCACAGGCGGCCCGGGCACCTCCAGCACAGGCGGCCCGGGCACCTCCAGCACAGGCGGCCCGGGCACCTCCAGCACAGGCGGCCCGGGCACCTCCAAGATCGAGAACACCGTATGAGCACAGTACAACTGCACAGAGCACACCTGCTGGCCTCGGGACCCCCAGCGCTGAGCGCCCCCCACTGTGCCTCTATACCACAATAAGTATAATCACACCACATACCCATGTCATCGGCCCGGCCATTTGACAGCCGGAAGGAATTGGAATGACTCCCCGCTTGTTTGTACTTcttaaaccttaaaaaaaaaaaaaaaaaaaaaaaaaaatataagttaATAATTCTTAATTCTTTGTACTAAAACAGTGGAGAAAAATTTTGAACACAGGGATGTAATACACCACTctgaccaccaggtggcagggcagacCACTGTGTACTTACAGGTGACCagaccctgcagcctgctcagtgcAGCAGCATCTCCTGCCCACAGCTCCCCCTACAGGACGCGAGCGGAACTAACAGCTCAACCAGTTTGGGCAATTTTAGATTATGAATAAAGAAAACGCATTTACCAGCATCTAATAACATTCCTGCTGGAGAAAGTCACAGAGACCGCACTAACACTGCGACAGCACAGCGGAGCgtaatgcaggatcagtaatgtatgtgcacagtgactgcaccagcagaatggtgagtgcagctctggagtataatacaggagagagctcaggatcagtaatgtaatgtatgtacacagtgactgcaccagcagaatagtgagtgcagctctggagtataatacagacggtaactcaggatcagtaatgtaatgtatgtacacagtgactgcaccagcagaatagtgagtgcagctctggagtataatacaggaggtaactcaggatcagtaatgtatgtacacagtgactgcaccagcagaatagtgagtgcagctctggagtataatacaggaggtaactcaggatcagtaatgtaatgtatgtacacagtgactgcaccagcagaatagtgagtgcagctctggagtataatacaggaggtaactcaggatcagtaatgtatgtacaaagtgactgcaccagcagaatagtgagtgcagctctggagtataatacaggaggtaactcaggatcagtaatgtatgtacaaagtgactgcaccagcagaatagttagtgcagctctggagtataatacagaaggtaactcaggatcagtaatgtaatgtatgtacacagtggctgcaccagcagaatagtgagtgcagctctggagt contains:
- the PTPRA gene encoding receptor-type tyrosine-protein phosphatase alpha, with protein sequence MDSWPALLLLTCSVTWIAAAENSTLDTPNGNVNATAGPTPQIPPELSSTGSGANPDSTDSKQDAAIATTTAAVVLAPTSNVTHNPPTIGPTSNGTDPGNYTLSDNITARATTVSPVSRSSTPVIPLSDERTTASDIPEQSPTGSVPTDESFTTTGAPEEEGQDETPIIAVMVALSSLLIIVFIIIVLYMLRFKKYKQAGSHSNSFRLSNGRADDMEPQSMPLLARSPSTNRKYPPLPVEKLEEEINRRMADDNKLFREEFNALPACPIQATCEAASKEENKEKNRYVNILPYDHSRLHLSPIEGVPDSDYINASFINGYQEKNKFIAAQGPKEETVNDFWRMIWEQNTATIVMVTNLKERKECKCAQYWPDQGCWTYGNIRVSVEDMTVLVDYTVRKFCIQQVGDVTNKKPQRLVTQFHFTSWPDFGVPFTPIGMLKFLKKVKACNPQYAGPIVVHCSAGVGRTGTFVVIDAMLDMMNAEKKVDVYGFVSRIRAQRCQMVQTDMQYVFIYQALLEHFLYGDTELEVTSLETHLQKLYNKIPGTHSNGLEEEFKKLTSIKIQNDKMRTGNLPANMKKNRVLQIIPYEFNRVIIPVKRGEENTDYVNASFIDGYRQKDSYIASQGPLRHTMEDFWRMIWEWKSCSIVMLTELEERGQEKCAQYWPSEGVMPLGDITIELKKEEECESYTVRDLLVTNTRENKARQIRQFHFHGWPEVGIPTDGKGMINIIAAVQKQQQQSGNHPITVHCSAGAGRTGTFCALSTVLERVKAEGILDVFQTVKSLRLQRPHMVQTLEQYEFCYRVVQEYIDAFSDYANFK